The genome window AATAACGAGGTGATCAGCAATTCGATTCGCCTCAGAAACCCGTTTACCGACGTCCTAAATCTGTTACAGATCGATTTGATTCGACGCTACAGAGCGGCAGAGTCGGAAGACGTCGATCCTGTTCGGCGAGCGCTTTTTCTCAGCATCAACGGCATCGCAGCCGCCATGCAGAGCACGGGCTAACCAGTCAGTTACGCGGCGCGCCTGAATCCTTTCCTCTCCTCCATGATATCTCGAAGAGGATCGAGCGGCACGAGCCGGACGTTTGGTTCAAAGACGCGATTGGAGGTCGTCCCTTCACCCTTGGACAGAAGCACCGGCAGGACGCGATCAAGAACATAATCGATCGAATTTGCCGCTGCGTAGT of Rhodothermales bacterium contains these proteins:
- a CDS encoding phosphoenolpyruvate carboxylase, whose amino-acid sequence is NNEVISNSIRLRNPFTDVLNLLQIDLIRRYRAAESEDVDPVRRALFLSINGIAAAMQSTG